The following proteins come from a genomic window of Sulfolobales archaeon:
- a CDS encoding PspC domain-containing protein, giving the protein MIRISQGQILRSSRDRVLTGLIGGLSRYLGLSPGVSRLIFLVIFVLSILVGLWLLFLAIYMLISAVIPRDDDPEDLRVRGFVVKVDRLILSLIALILLGVGIAVLIYSLALLGMSFGIHIISIINPPMVLAGILAFIIAVLGIIVGLAITWLGFQFAKRV; this is encoded by the coding sequence CCAGATACTGAGGAGCAGTAGAGACAGGGTCTTAACAGGGTTGATAGGGGGCTTATCTAGATATCTAGGGCTGAGCCCCGGGGTTTCCAGGCTTATATTCCTAGTAATATTTGTTCTATCGATCTTAGTTGGTCTATGGCTGTTATTTCTAGCAATATATATGCTGATCTCAGCGGTTATACCGAGGGATGACGATCCTGAAGATCTGAGGGTGAGGGGGTTTGTCGTTAAAGTGGATAGGTTAATCCTATCACTTATAGCCCTAATCTTGCTAGGGGTTGGCATAGCTGTTCTCATATATTCTCTAGCCCTTTTAGGGATGTCATTCGGTATTCATATTATAAGTATTATAAATCCACCAATGGTTTTAGCTGGTATACTAGCCTTTATAATAGCGGTTCTAGGGATCATAGTTGGCCTGGCGATCACTTGGTTGGGGTTTCAATTTGCTAAGAGGGTATAG